The Caretta caretta isolate rCarCar2 chromosome 27, rCarCar1.hap1, whole genome shotgun sequence DNA segment CACCAACTTACTTAAGGTGGCAAGAGAGACATATAGGCCAGAATTTTTCAacaaagttaggcacctaaataagcagGCTGACTTTGAGAGGTGTCGGGCATCAGTGGAGTACCTAGTACCTCCCAGATACTTATTCATTtgtcctccaccacccctctgaGGCACAGCCGTGTTgtcatccccattgtacagatggggaactgaggatgAACTGccttgcccaaagtcatgcaagaaatctgtggcagagctgggaaccaaGTCCAGGTCTTGAGTCCTGCTGCCCAGCTCCTCTCCTATCTGAACAACGTCTCCCATCTTCCGCTTCACATGTACGTTGCTTTTAGCTTGTGCCTAACAAGTTGAAGCTATGGTGCGTGTATATTTCCTCTCGGGCTTACTGGTGCTCACGTTGGGTAGCGCCGGCATTTTAAGAGTTCATTGCAGGTTCCTGGCACTTAACCAGACAGGTTCTCCTTTAACCCTGCCACAGGCGATGCTAGTGCTTAAAGAGATCATCTCAGACTTACTTCTCTTGCTCGTTACTGGCTGACTAGCAAGAGTTCACAGTAGATTCATGGCAAATATCTAGCAATTTGACATTTAAATATTTCACTGCCAGGGATGCTGCACGAGTAAGTCTGTGATCTgggtagcattttcaaaagtgtccagggGACTTAGGAACCTGTTTCCATTTGCAAAAGTTGCTCAGAAGCCTAAATCCCCCTGACAATAAGACTTAGGCTTTGAAATGGGCCATAGGctgctaagtcacttaggcccagatttggaaaagtatttaggcattgcGGTGCTCAGTGaaacctaactgatttaggaaccgacatctcattttcaaaagggatttaagcacttaggtgccaaaatcccattgacagtcaataggatttaggctcttaaaatgaggtttaggttcctaaatcagttaggtgtcgCAATGCTGAGTGCATCAATGCCTAAATGCTTTTACAAATATGGGCCTTTGTCActtcatagaagatcagggttggaaggaacctcaggaggtcatctagttcaaccccctgctcaaagcaggaccaatccccaactaaatcagttgTCAACTTCTGACAATTTTACCCCCTGTTTACATGTGGGGTTTTCAAAGGGGCTAGAGGCATTAGCTGGAATTTCACTGGTGGTTTGGTGTCTGTGTCCCTTTGTCCGCTCTGAAGTTCCCAGCTGACATTTGTCAATCAGTTTTGGTGCTCAGTAGCCTTAGGCACTGGTtaaggagaaattaataagacccTAACATCATACTAAAGAAAGGTGAGACACCTTGAAAAAGAAGccaaaaatcacattaaaagtTGATGCTTTCCAGCTACTCTTGTTGTCTGTTTTCTGCTATACACATTGTATGTAAAACTCCACACCCAGGCTGTTGGCTCCTATAAATACAAGCTTGTGTGTGACTCCTACTTACTGTTCCACAGGATTGTAAGGAAAGATGTCGCTGCTCTTTTTACACGTTCGTTAATGGAGCCTTGTTGGTCCCATTTTATAGGTCGGGaaggtgaggcacagagaggggaagtgaccttGCCAAGGTCCCacggtgagtcagtggcagagatgagaCTTGAACCCAAGAGTCCCGACCCCCTCGCTCTAACTTCTCTTGGCAACAGTCTGCACAACGCAGGCTTCCCTAGCACTTTATTAAAAGCTGGGTGCTGAATTGGCCAAGAGGGTTCTTCGTGCCAATTATTTCTCTGGGAAGGTACATGCAGCTCCATGCATGGCTGGCCATTCTGTTTCTTCTTATCCAGTCTTGATGTACAAAAGCCTGACTCCTCCCAAGCCCGACCTGCTCCGCACTCACTCTGACCTAGTAAGATTGCCCTATGGTTTGCAAAATGAGTCTGGAATGGATTTTGCATGGTTTACCAGCTCATAGGAATCCCGGATGTCGGACAGTCCAAACCAGAAGAAGATCCACTGGTGGTTGGTGAAGCTTCCATCACTGTGCTTGAAATACCTGACGGAAACAAAACAAATGCTTAGTCCCAGAGCAATATCTGTATCCCACAGAGCAACAGGAGCGTCCGTTGATACCATTACAGGGATAATACTGGGTCAGACTTGCCACCCACTGTATCTACCTGGGCACTCAGAGCATCTGAGTCCCTCCTAGACATCCATGATTGTATccttgcagcccctctgtaagTGGCATAGTAGTGGTAATTCTGTCTTACAGAGGGGGAGGTCCAGagtgagtgggaggaggggacaggtCAGCGTTAAGGGGCATTGGCAGGGTGGCATGGGAAACCTAGGCCTGGTGTAGTAGGGGGTGCTTTGCATCAGAGTACAGATGGACCAGCGGAGTGGTGGAAGGGCCCAGCCCTGGTGTAGCAGGGGTGTTGCAGTCAGGAGTGagaggcattggcagagctgggtgtggggaccccagggctggaatagcaggggtgtTGCAGTCAGGAGTGagaggcattggcagagctgggtgtggggaggccagggctggagtagcagggggctgcagggcagggttgTGGGgcgttggcagagctgggtgtggggaggccagggctggagtagcagggggctgcagggcagggttgTGGGgcgttggcagagctgggtgtggggaggccagggctggagtagcagggggctgcagggcagggttgTGGGgcgttggcagagctgggtgtggggaggccaGGGTTGTGGggtgttggcagagctgggtgtggggagcccagggctggaatagcaggaggctgcagggcagggttgtggggcaccggcagagctgggtgtggacaccccagggctggaatagcaggaggctgcagggcagggttgtggggtgttggcagagctgggtgtggggaccccaaggctggaatagcaggggggctgcagggcagggttgtggggtgttggcagagctgtgtgctggggagcccagggctcgAATAGCAGGAGAACCATTAGTGTGTTTAAAACTTGAGCCCAGAACAGATGTGCTTCTGTGTCGGTGTCCACCAGGAGGGTGGCATTCTCAATGGAAATGCTGCTCTGCTCAGTTCCCCTTTCCACTTACCAGGGGTTAATGGGGTTGGTGACGCGAGACCTCCAGAAGAGGGTCCTGAGGTCCTGCCGTATGCACTCCCACAGCATCTGGCCGGAGCCTTGGCTTTTCTTGGTGGAGCTGACCACAAACTTGTCCAAGTATGGCATGCCGCCCAGGACCGGCTCCTTTGTGATGATGGCTGCTGCGTTGTAGCTGGGTGACAAAGGGCAGGGTGAGCGGGCCTGGGAGCGGCACAAACAGACTCTGCGTGGCAGGGAAGGCTTCCAAGAGGTAGGGAGGAGATTTTGCACCTTCTGTTCTCCCTCCCTCACTCCCCTGGGCCCACGCAGCTGCGACTAGAGTTACCCCAGCGCTCCGCTTGCAGTAGCTCACAGGCACTACAGGAAATAACCGCTTTGTGCCTGGCTTTCGAGTGGCCCCAAGGTTCAGAGGCTCTGGGGTTTGGGTCTGTACTGTACAACAGGAGCCAGCCGGGAAGGCTGTTACTTGCCTTTCGTAGGCCCATCTCATGCTGCATGAGAGGGTAGAGGCCCTAGCTGGCCCCGTGGTGTGAGGTGCTGCCCGTAGgtagagacaatccctgcccccaagagtcTCCTGTCTAAACAGATCAGGCAGAgaaaggggggcagggaaggtttTCAGACCTCTGGGATACAAGACAATCCCCAGAACTAACGGCCTTCAGCCAGATGCTAGGGCCACTCTgccccccaggggctgccccTAGAAGTGGCTGATTAGGGATCTCTCCCCTTCTTAAACAGccctctgcctgcctgctccTAGAGCTCCTGGGCCCAGCACAGACGTGCAGGGGGCCTCCTTACCCCTCTGAGAAGTAGATCGAGTGCAGCCTGGGCCGTATGGAAGCCAGATAGTCCCCTCGGAGGGTCTTCCCGAAGGAGGTGTTGATCAAGGAGACCAGGCGCTGCTggtccagctcctccagcctcTCGGCCCGCAGCATACGCTCGGCGTTCCTGAACAGGGTCCCCGAGCCTGGAGCCAAAGGGAAGAGCAAGGGCGTTGCTCACTCGGACGGTCTCCCGCAGAGCAACAGCGCTCTGATTCCTGCTCCATTCGCCAGCCGCGCCGGTGCTAATTCTCCAGCCGAGCTCAGCTCCCCAGTCCCGCCCGCCCGCTCCGAGATAGCAAGGCAGGGCTGAGCCcgtcggggcaggggcaggccccAGCGGCCACACGCACCTTTGTTGCTGAAGATCTCAGAGAGCAGCGTGCCGGCAGAGGTGATGACGGCGGAGGCCTCGTAGGGCAAGCAGCTCAGCAGGTCGACGATCACCctgacctgctgctgctccttgtgGCCCACCCACTGGGCTTTGGTCACTAGGTCCAGGTCAGCGGGCAGGTTCACGTTCCCCAGCACCTGCACggccaggagggggctcagcaaGGAGATGGGCGATGGCTCCATGGGTTAGGCCCTCCTGGCCCGTCCCCTGCTCCAGGCCGGCTGCCTCCAGGAAGGCCTGGAAtgggcccagcccagctgctgaaCCCAAGTGGAGGACACTTAACGCAGGCATGGGGCATGGTGGGGAAGGTTGGCTCTCACTCTGCCGTGGTCAGCCCAGTAGAGGGGTGCAGTGCAGGGGGCTGCTTTGACCGTCTCCCAGCTGATGGGCAAATCCCAGCAGCAGCCTTAGGCCTCTGTGGGCCCCCTAAGGTCCCTCCCCATGTGTATGTGCCTGccctccagcctctccccatTCGTGTACCACGCTCCTCAGCTCCGTCTCGTGGCTTCCCGGCCCGTGCAGGGGAGGGGCTTaccaggagctggggaggggtgaagggaaggcggccagggcgggcagggggggccagcaggcaggaggacgtcggtgggtgggagggaagcagggCACCGGAAGTGGCGGGATGGGAACCCATGGCTTGGCAGCAGAGGGTGCATGAGCCGGCGTCTCCCGTGCCAGGCCCTGTGCTGCCCTTACCCACCTTCTGCCCAGAGTTCCTGATCCCCCCGGTCATGTTCAGGAAGATGATCTTAGTGGGCAGCAGTGCCCTGGAGATGGCGGTGGTGACCTCGACGGAGTCCAGCAGCAGGCACTGGCGGCTGCGGGTCTCCCCGACGGGGCAGATGATGGGGATGTTCCCCATCTCCAGGCACCACTGCAGCAGGTCGCTGTCCACGGAGATCCcgctgggagcagagagagagaggcgttAATGGGGGCCAGCGGTCGGGTACGGAGAGCCAGGGCTGCAGGCTCAGCGGCTGACCTGGAGTGGGCGGCCGACTGCTCCGCTCCTAGGACGGCGCCGGCCCCGAAGAAGGGCATCGTCGCAGCGGCGTTCTGGCGCAGGGCGTCTGTCAGGGCCTTGCAGTTCTGGGTCAGCAGCGCCTTGGCATCCCGGAAGGTGAGGGTGTCGCTCAGGGAGCTCCGGGACGgcagccccagcaccagcaggggctTCATGTCCATGCGCTGCAGGAAGGCCAAGCTGAAGGCCAGGCTGGTCACGGTCTCCTTGCAGCGGGAGACGGCCTCATCCACCTGCCCCCAGGAGAGCAAGGGAGCCGCGTGTCAGGGCCCCCAGGAGGCTGGGTGGCTGTGAGCTTGGGGCCTGGCAGGGCCGGTgcagagccctggggtggggggccatGTGGCTGGGGACATTGGGGCCCTGCTGCAGCCCAAaattcccctccctgcctcccccaatagactgttctctcccctcccccactacagCTAtcgcccagcccctccccaggacAGCTGTTACCCGgcccctcccatcccctccccactaTAACTGttgcccctcccagcccctccccactacAGCTgttgcccctcccttccccacaacagctatcaccccctcccctcccccatcaacccatccccaccccagtccCTGTAAGGTTTGGTGCCCTTTGTCCCTAGCAGAGACTGTTATCAGCAGCCCTTATCTGGACCCTTGCTATCAGCCACAGCTGGGCTGAATGTTTCCGAGGACTTGTGCCCTCTCCCTGGCCAGTGCTTGGCTAAAGACAGCTGCCGCCCCCcaggtgtgggtggggtgggaagggaggaagtgGTGGGACCACTCTGGGCACTGCTGTCCTGGCTGGGCCATTACCCCTCTGACCCTGTGTGCCCATCAGCCAGCTCAGACCATCAGTCCCTACAGCCCAATGTGCTCCCCCTGTGATGCCGGAGCAGACAAATGGGCCCCTCTGGGCTGGCGCCTGCAGACGGGGCcgcacgcagagccccctggccatgCCGCCATGTACTACGTAGGAGCCCGAGGGGgtcatgccggctgcttcctgggagttgAGCGGGGCAaacccctgaccccgctccctggcaggagctgagggccagattaaatggTCTGAGGGGCCAGGTGTGGCCGAGGGGCCACggcttgcccacccctgctcgATAATATCCTGAGGCAGTGAGTCCCACAGGTTAATCCCATGTTGCTTCCAACTCTATTTCCTTGCCTCTCGTTTGACTTGGCTGCCTTTTTAATCCCGGCTCCCCTTTTAgttagccctgcagctcctccccatgtgtccctccaAGCTCCCCGTGTCCCCTCTctgcagccccatccccagcaTCTCCCAGCCGTccacccctgctgccccctctctgCACCCCGCTGGGCTTTGGGGCCATACCCGTCCCCTGCTTGCCCCACCCACAGGGTCCGATGCCCGACTCCCACTCTGCATCCCCCTGTCCTCCTGGGCCGTGCCCACCCCACCTAGCTGTGGGTCCAGTGTCCCCGGctgtgcctgccccccccccccacggccgtCCGGCCCAGCTGTGGGTCCAGTGCCCCTGGCTCTACCCCACGGCCGTCCGGCCCAGCTGTGGGTCCAGTGCCCCTGGCTCTACCCCCGGCCGTCCGGCCCAGCTGTGGGTCCGGCGCCCCCCTCACCTCGATGACGGCGAAGGGGCGGCCGCCGGCCTGGCCGAGCGCCTGGAACTTGGCCAGCCAGTGGCCCGCCTCGCTGGGGCCGCCGCCGCACTCCCGGAGAAAGGCCTGGATGTCCCGCCGCACCACGGGGGCGGGCacggccccagccccggccccggccagCTCCACCCGGGCGCCCGCCAGCCCCCCGGGGCTCTCCCGCCGCCGGCCGCCCAGGCGCTGGGGGCCGCGGCCGCTCAGCACCCGCGGGACGGGCGCGCAGAGCAGGCGGCCGGCCGAGGCCGCCGCGGAGCCGGCGCTGAGCGAGCCCATGGCGGCGCTGCGGGCAGGCTGCAGTGGGGCCAGCCCCGGGCCAGGGCGACACCCTGGGGCCTCCCCCGGTCCCCGCCCCCTCACTCCAGGCCCCTCCAAGCAAATCAGCGGCCGGCTGCCGAGGTGCCTCCCCGCCGGGGCGCTGGCCCCTGCCCGGCACGGGGCTGTGCAAACAGCGGCTTGTGCAAGCCCAGCGCGTGCTGCGGGGCCCGGGCCGGGAGCCGGAGCCAGGTGCTCGGCGGGTTGGGACGTCCCGCTCCCTGCAGGGATCAGAGGCTCCCCCCCACGGAGCTTGGGCCAGCTCCCACCTGCTAAGCCTGGCCGGGCGCTTTCCCTGCTTCTACCCCCGGCTGGGCTCGCCCACTGGGTGCCTGACCTGAGAGTAATCCTGGGGCCAGCTTGGCACAGGGTGCCCGACCTGGGGGCTGCGGTGACAGCCGTGTGCGTGGGGTTGGCAGGCCGCAGGTGTCTCCAGTTGGGCCCCCCCCCAATCAGTGGCTGCTGTTGAAAATGACGGTTTAAGGCCATAATGAGTGGGTGGGAGCTCGGCACcgaaatacctttgtggatctgggcttgaATCACTAACCTGCGCAAGGAGTCAGTAGCAGAACAggagaatggaacccaggagtccgggctcgcAGTCcgcctgctctaacccctagaccctATTCTCTCCCACAGcgaggaacagagcccaggagtcctgctcccagtccgcctgctctaaccactagaccctattCTCTCCCACAGCGAGGAACAGAGCTcaggagtcctgctcccagtccacctgctctaaccactagtccctgTTCTCTCCCACAGcgaggaacagagcccaggaatcctgctcccagtccgcctgctctaaccactagaccctattCTCTCCCACAGcgaggaacagagcccaggagtcctgctcccagtctgcctgctctaaccactagtccctaTTCTCTCCCACAGcgaggaacagagcccaggagtcctgctcccagtctgcctgctctaaccactagtccctaTTCTCTCCCACAGtgaggaacagagcccaggagtcctgctgcCAGTCcgtctgctctaaccactagtccctaTTCTCTCCCACAGcgaggaacagagcccaggaatcctgctcccagtccgcctgctctgaccactagaccctaTTCTCTCCCACAGCGAGGAAGagagcccaggaatcctgctcccagtccgcctgctctgaccactagaccctaTTCTCTCCCACAGtgaggaacagagcccaggaatcctgctcccagtccgcctgctctaaccactagaccc contains these protein-coding regions:
- the NAGS gene encoding N-acetylglutamate synthase, mitochondrial; the protein is MGSLSAGSAAASAGRLLCAPVPRVLSGRGPQRLGGRRRESPGGLAGARVELAGAGAGAVPAPVVRRDIQAFLRECGGGPSEAGHWLAKFQALGQAGGRPFAVIEVDEAVSRCKETVTSLAFSLAFLQRMDMKPLLVLGLPSRSSLSDTLTFRDAKALLTQNCKALTDALRQNAAATMPFFGAGAVLGAEQSAAHSSGISVDSDLLQWCLEMGNIPIICPVGETRSRQCLLLDSVEVTTAISRALLPTKIIFLNMTGGIRNSGQKVLGNVNLPADLDLVTKAQWVGHKEQQQVRVIVDLLSCLPYEASAVITSAGTLLSEIFSNKGSGTLFRNAERMLRAERLEELDQQRLVSLINTSFGKTLRGDYLASIRPRLHSIYFSEGYNAAAIITKEPVLGGMPYLDKFVVSSTKKSQGSGQMLWECIRQDLRTLFWRSRVTNPINPWYFKHSDGSFTNHQWIFFWFGLSDIRDSYELVNHAKSIPDSFCKP